The DNA region ATAGTTAATGAATAGCTGATTTAGTGATTGATCAGTTTTATGCTTACGTCGGCGCGTTTCAGTAGCAGATGAAGCATCTGCAAGTTGTTCATATAGTTTCGGTAAAATAAATAGTTTTATGGTACCTAATAATAAAATAAACACGAGCAAAAGCCCTGCAAAACTTGTCATTCCAGCAACCGAAAATGGAGTGGAAGCAATATGAAAAATAGGCATCAAAAAGCTGATTGGTTGTCTATCAAGTTGGCTTGTTTCGATCGACGAACTTTGAGCATTCATCGATAAGATACCAATAATGGCGATGGCCATAGAAATACCTAACAAAAGACTAGTGACGATTTTCTTGTGCTTTTTAAAAACAGCCGTTCTAGTCAAACCAAAAACGATCAAACAGCAGATGGAAAAAACCAGAGCAATTATCAAAACAAATAGAACAATGGACAGCAGTAGCGTTAGGGGGATAAATATCCCAGAACGCCAGCCAGTTAATAAAAAGACGACAAACATAGGAAAGACAAATGGGACAACGGTTAAGGCCACAACAAGAATTTTAGCTGAAAAAATCGTACGTTGACGAAATGGCAAGGGTAGATAAGCAGCTAAATCCTGACTTTCAAAAAAGACATTATAAATGACGGAAATGCCTTGAGAGAACGCTAAAATTCCAAATAGAGCAACATAATACGTAAAATAACCAGGCATTTTACTAAAATCGATGATAAACATCGTCAAGCCGTAAATAAATAGAAATAGAACACCAGAAAGTAGATATTGGCCGATCAAAGAACGAGTTAAGGCTTTTCCGCTTTTTCCTTTTTTTCTGGCTCGGTCAGTTACCTGAGGGTTGGCATAGCGCAGGTTGACACGTGTTAATTCAAGTAACTGACTTTTATTCATAGTCTTCACCTTCAAGCGTTTGTGCTAATTGTGCATCCGACTGACGACCAGCCATTTTTAAGTAGATTTCTTCTAATGACTCGTTGGGAGATTGCTCCAGTAATTCCTCTACAGAACCATTGTAAATCAGTTCGCCTTTTTTCAAAATGGCTAGCTCATCGCACAATTGTTGGGCAGTATCTAGGGCATGCGTTGAAAAAATGACGGTTTTTCCTTTAGCGGCATGTGCTTTCATCATTTGTTTCAAATCAAATGCTGCTTGCGGATCTAGCCCTTGTAACGGTTCGTCTAAGATCCATATATCAGGGTCTGGCAGCAAGGCGCCAATAATAATTGTTTTTTGCCGCATACCATGTGAAAAGCCGGCTAAGGTTTCATCTTGATGACTTTGCATGTCAAATAAAGTGGCAAGCTCGTCCAAACGCTGTTGTTTTTTTGAAGCATCAAGTCCATAAGCTGCACCGATCAAATCCCAATATTCGCCAGCAGTCAATTGTAAAAAAATATCTGGTGTATCAGGAACATAGGCAATTTTTTTCTTGATTGTTTCACGATGTTCAGATAATGATAATCCGTCGACTGCGATAGAACCGCTTGAAGGCTGGATAATACTTACTAAACTTTTGATCGTTGTGGATTTGCCGGCACCATTATGTCCTAAAAAGCCAAAAATTTCTCCCTGTTTGATATTCAAATTCAGTTCTTTTAATGCTTGTTTTGTACCATAATTCTTCGTTACATTGACCAATTCAATCATATACATTCCCACCTTTTTTCAAATTCAGTTATAAATCTATTGTACTCCAGCTAGAGTATTAAAAACATACAGCATATAAAAAAACAGACCAGAAAACGTTCAATCTGGCATGTTTTTAATATATTTGTGTAATAGACTGTTGATCAACTATTCTGGTCGGCAAAAAATGTTTGATAAAGTGCTTGTATTGCTCGTTTTTCCTGATCTTCACGAATACCAAACATGATACTGACCTCAGAAGAACCTTGGTTGATCATTTCCAAGTTGATTCTATTTTCTGCAAGTGCCGCTGTACTGTCAGCCATCACCCCGATCCGCTGACGCATTCCTTCACCTACGATCATCAGCATAGATAAACCGTGAGTGATACGTAATTCATCTGGTTCAAGTTCTTCTTCTAAGCGATTCATCAATTCTTCTTCGATTTCAACTGTTAGTTGACGTTCTCTTAAAATAATCGAAATATCATCGATTCCAGAAGGCATATGTTCATAGCTTAAGCCTAATTCTTCTAAAATCTGTAGTAAACGTCGTCCAAATCCTAACTCTCTATTCATCAAGTATTTACTAATGTAAATGCTGGCAAAACCTTGGTCGCTTGCGATCCCAACTACTGGATCATGTTTGACCATCCGAGAAGTTGTGATCAATGTACCTGGATGAGAAGGATTATTCGTGTTCTTGATCACTACTGGAATATTTGCACGGTAAGCAGGCATCAACGCTTCATCGTGAAGAACAGCAAAACCAGCATACGCTAGTTCACGCATTTCACGATAGGTCAATTCAGTGATTGTTTTTGGTTCACGTACGATGCCCGGATGAGCAACAAAAATACCATCGACATCGGTAAAGTTTTCATAAATATCCGCTTCTACACCAGCTGCAACGATCGATCCTGTAATGTCAGACCCGCCTCTTGAAAATGTACAAATCTCTCCAGATTCTGTGAAACCAAAGAAACCAGGAATGACCAAAATCTCTTCAGTTGCTTTAAAGGCATTGATTTTACTTAATGAGGATGGCAAAATACGGGCATTTCCCGGTTCATCTGTAACGATCAAGCCTAAATCAAGCGGGCTTTTGTAACAAGCGTTCAATCCGCGCTGCTGGAAAAATGCTGCCACCAATTTAGCATTATTGTCTTCACCGCTAGCTAAAAATGCATCGAGAAGATGCGGATTATTTTCTTTTGGTAATGTAGCCAATCGTTGGATTGCTTGGGTAATATCTGCTAAAATTTCCTTACTCATGTTGAGTTCATCAAGAATTGCTTCATAACGAGCAACGATTTTTTCAATAGCAGCTGTCGTTTTTTCATTATTTAAATATGCATTGTAATAGGCTATCAGCAAATCAGTTACTTTGATATCATCTGAAGAACGCTTACCAGGAGCTGAAACAACGACAAACTTTCGTGAAGTGTCTTCTTTTACGATTGTTAAAACTTTTTCTAATTGAGCAGCAGAAGCTAGAGAGCTGCCTCCGAATTTTATGACTTTCACTTTTTTCACTCCTAATTTTAATAAATTTTTCATTAATAGTAAAAGGATACCGAAATATCTATAGAAAATCAACTACCAAAAGGTTATTTGTTTGTTATTTTCAGTTATTTTTCAACAAATTTCTTCATTTTTTTTCAAACTTTTGTTAGACTAGTAGAGTTGGACAAGAATTGAAGCAGAGGGAGCACAAAAATGAGACGAAAATACGAAGGGATCATTTTCGATATGGATGGGGTCTTAGTTGATAGTGAATCATTTTACTACCAGCGCCGAAAAGCCTTTCTTAAAGAATATGGGTTATCCATCGAAAAGTTACCGATCGCATTGTTTGTTGGGGCAGACATGCGCAGTTTATGGCAATTGATCCTTGAAGAAAATGATACAGAGTATGATGAAGTCTTTTTAACTGAGAAATACCATCAGTATAAAATAAACCATCCGATCGACTATAGTGAGTTGATCGAGCCGGATGCTAAAAGAGTTTTACAATTTTTAAAAAGAAAAGGCTACAAAATCGGGTTGGCCTCATCATCAAAAATGGATGTTATTCAGGAAGTATTGAAGATCGGGCAGCTAACAAGTTTTTTTGATGTAGTCATAACAGGATCTCAGTTTGAGAAAAGTAAGCCTGATCCTAAAATCTATGAGCATACAGCAAAAGAGTTAGGTATAGCAGTAGAAGATTGTCTGGCTATCGAAGATTCTGAAAAAGGCATCCTTTCGGCTCATAGTGCTGGATTGACTGTTTGGGCATTGAAAGACACTCAGTTCGGTATGGATCAATCATTGGCAGATGATGATCTGGAGTCATTAAGCGATGTGTGTAAAAAGTTGCAAGAGTTGGACAAAATAGGTTACACTGACTAATGGTTGCCCCAAAAAATGAGCCAATATTACAAACTCAAAACATTTCTTAAAAAAATACAATTAGTTAGTGCTTGAAAGAACGGTTTGTGATATAATTTTCTGTAGGTGTTTTTAAGGACTATTTAAAGTAGATAAGAGAATCATACGATCCGATCCATTCAGAAGAGTTGCTTCTGAGAGAAGGGCGTATAGCATAGATGGACTAATAAACGGAGGTTCCCTGAATGAAGAATAATCTGATCATTATCGTAGTTTTAGCTATAATAATCATCGCAGCTGTTTTGTATTTAGTTGGATTTTTTATGAGAAAGAAAAATCAAATGAAACTCGATAATCTGGAAAAGAGGAAAGAAGAGCTGTTTGACTTACCAGTGATCGAAGAAGTTGACGATGTCAAAAAGATGCATATGGTTGGTCAAAGCCAAAACACATTTAGAGAATGGAATCAACGTTGGACGGAAATTTCGACTCGTTCTTTTGCAGAACTAGAAAGTCAGATATTTGAAGTTGAAGAGTTGAATGAATCTTTTCGTTTTATGAAAGCAAAAAAAGCCGTTGCTGCAGCTGAAGATACGATGGACGAAATGGAGTCAGAAGTCGAGATCATCCGTAACGGATTAAGAGAACTTCGTGAAAGTGAGGAACGTAATTCACTTGAAGTTCAAAAAGCGCTGGATGTTTATGAAGAACTTAGCAAGTTGCTTCATGATGAAAAAGCTGAATTCGGTTCAGCCTATCCAGAATTACAAAAACAAATCAAAAATATCGAACTTGAGTTTACTCAATTCGTTACATTGAATACATCGGGTGATCCGATCGAAGCTCGTGAAGTCTTGGAGAATGCAGAACGTCATACCTATGAATTAGATGATGTCATGAAACGTATTCCACCGCTTTATGATGAGCTGACTAGAACTTTCCCAGATCAATTGAAAGAAATCGAAGAAGGATACAAACGTCTGCTTGCAGATCACTATGTATTCCCTGAAAAGAATTTTACTGAAGAATTAAGACGCGTACAAAAACGCGTGAAAAATTCAACAGTTGACTTAGAAAAAACAGAAGTTGATGCAGTAGAAGTAGCGAATCGTGATACTGCCAATGCCATCGATGCATTGTATGAAATCATGGAACGTGAGATGAACGCGAAGAAATATGTAGTTACAAATCACAAAGTTGTTGGAGACTACATTGCACATACGCTAAAAAATAATCGTCAATTGATGATCGAATTGGATCACACATCACAAAGCTATACGTTGAATCATAATGAGCTAGGACGCTCAAGAGGCTTCCAGTCTGAGATCGAAGAATTGATTCGCCGTTATGAAGATTTCGAGCCAAAATTAAAAGAGCATACAATTCCTTATTCAGAAGTTCAAGCATTCTTCAAGGATTGCTACAAGATTCTCGATGACATCGAAAATCAACAAGTTGAAATCGATGACTCATTAAAAGAATTGCGTAAAGGCGAAAAAGCAGCACAAGAAAAAGTCGATCAATATGATTTCCGTTTGCGTAATATCAAACGTTATGTTG from Enterococcus sp. 9D6_DIV0238 includes:
- a CDS encoding ABC transporter, with translation MNKSQLLELTRVNLRYANPQVTDRARKKGKSGKALTRSLIGQYLLSGVLFLFIYGLTMFIIDFSKMPGYFTYYVALFGILAFSQGISVIYNVFFESQDLAAYLPLPFRQRTIFSAKILVVALTVVPFVFPMFVVFLLTGWRSGIFIPLTLLLSIVLFVLIIALVFSICCLIVFGLTRTAVFKKHKKIVTSLLLGISMAIAIIGILSMNAQSSSIETSQLDRQPISFLMPIFHIASTPFSVAGMTSFAGLLLVFILLLGTIKLFILPKLYEQLADASSATETRRRKHKTDQSLNQLFINYNKQLLKEPNLIMQVLSSSLLMPVIFIVSFAFSGSLNLSHLETRFIGVVFLTGVALAFMTTNQTSFISNLISLDQENFHFVRSLPISMRHYLKQKFKVGLVVQSILTGGIALAGGLLFRLPILFLISLIVGALLGSYLLCLRFFARDHRLLLLDWTNLNQLFSRGSGNVGLVLTLLVSIFGSLIVLAGYGFAAAYFPFWPLNLAVLAVVGFISFLLILYYQKNFWQRFD
- a CDS encoding ABC transporter ATP-binding protein; this translates as MIELVNVTKNYGTKQALKELNLNIKQGEIFGFLGHNGAGKSTTIKSLVSIIQPSSGSIAVDGLSLSEHRETIKKKIAYVPDTPDIFLQLTAGEYWDLIGAAYGLDASKKQQRLDELATLFDMQSHQDETLAGFSHGMRQKTIIIGALLPDPDIWILDEPLQGLDPQAAFDLKQMMKAHAAKGKTVIFSTHALDTAQQLCDELAILKKGELIYNGSVEELLEQSPNESLEEIYLKMAGRQSDAQLAQTLEGEDYE
- a CDS encoding aspartate kinase encodes the protein MKVIKFGGSSLASAAQLEKVLTIVKEDTSRKFVVVSAPGKRSSDDIKVTDLLIAYYNAYLNNEKTTAAIEKIVARYEAILDELNMSKEILADITQAIQRLATLPKENNPHLLDAFLASGEDNNAKLVAAFFQQRGLNACYKSPLDLGLIVTDEPGNARILPSSLSKINAFKATEEILVIPGFFGFTESGEICTFSRGGSDITGSIVAAGVEADIYENFTDVDGIFVAHPGIVREPKTITELTYREMRELAYAGFAVLHDEALMPAYRANIPVVIKNTNNPSHPGTLITTSRMVKHDPVVGIASDQGFASIYISKYLMNRELGFGRRLLQILEELGLSYEHMPSGIDDISIILRERQLTVEIEEELMNRLEEELEPDELRITHGLSMLMIVGEGMRQRIGVMADSTAALAENRINLEMINQGSSEVSIMFGIREDQEKRAIQALYQTFFADQNS
- a CDS encoding HAD family hydrolase, which encodes MRRKYEGIIFDMDGVLVDSESFYYQRRKAFLKEYGLSIEKLPIALFVGADMRSLWQLILEENDTEYDEVFLTEKYHQYKINHPIDYSELIEPDAKRVLQFLKRKGYKIGLASSSKMDVIQEVLKIGQLTSFFDVVITGSQFEKSKPDPKIYEHTAKELGIAVEDCLAIEDSEKGILSAHSAGLTVWALKDTQFGMDQSLADDDLESLSDVCKKLQELDKIGYTD
- the ezrA gene encoding septation ring formation regulator EzrA; the encoded protein is MKNNLIIIVVLAIIIIAAVLYLVGFFMRKKNQMKLDNLEKRKEELFDLPVIEEVDDVKKMHMVGQSQNTFREWNQRWTEISTRSFAELESQIFEVEELNESFRFMKAKKAVAAAEDTMDEMESEVEIIRNGLRELRESEERNSLEVQKALDVYEELSKLLHDEKAEFGSAYPELQKQIKNIELEFTQFVTLNTSGDPIEAREVLENAERHTYELDDVMKRIPPLYDELTRTFPDQLKEIEEGYKRLLADHYVFPEKNFTEELRRVQKRVKNSTVDLEKTEVDAVEVANRDTANAIDALYEIMEREMNAKKYVVTNHKVVGDYIAHTLKNNRQLMIELDHTSQSYTLNHNELGRSRGFQSEIEELIRRYEDFEPKLKEHTIPYSEVQAFFKDCYKILDDIENQQVEIDDSLKELRKGEKAAQEKVDQYDFRLRNIKRYVEKQRLPGLPADYLEFFFVATDRIEELSKALNRIRINMEEIKKLSDLCNEDLELLDKKTNDLVNSAALTEQMMQYANRYRHTHEAIRVAMENSLELFSKEYRYQDALDEIGTALERVEPGAFRRIEDFYFNNLDAI